The DNA region taagcagtTGCTCCATTAAACCAAATGAGAGATATAGGGGTCTAGGGAGATAATCACAGCCTGAACTATGGTGGGgagcagagagatggagaaaagtgAATTGATTCAAGAAATGTCTAGGAATTAACACAAAAGGTGAGAACTTATTGGACATGTGTGAtaaagagacagaagagacaagAGTGGCTCCAAAGCGCTTACATTTTGGGGAACTAGGTAGATAGCAGTAACATGACTGTGACAggtaatatagaaaaataaagtggaagTGGGGTGAGGTGGAAATCAAAAATATCAGGTTCTGACTTAGACATGTGGGTTTTGCTCTACTGGTGAGACACTATGTAGGCATGTCAAGTGGGCTGACAGAGATGCAGATTTAACAAGCAGAAGAAAGCTCTGGTGTGCGAACAGATGCATATTCAGGCCTTGTCAGAATATGCACTCCAAGTGCAGCCTTAGGAGCAAGTCTGTTGACTCAGGCTCATATACAGACTGCAGAGAACAACCAACTAACTCTGCAGGAGCGGCCATGATTCCCCTCTCCTTAGCTGTGTCAAAGGCTGACTATCTCATGTTGGACAGGAACTCTGACATAAAGTAACACACGTTTCTCTAATTTcccaaattctttttatttcaaccCATAAAATCACTACATAAAGGACATTTCATTAATGAGTTAAATAGCTAGATCACATATATTAATTGGATTCTAATAATTTACTATGACAACAGACGATACAGTACCATGCACATTTTCTAGAGTGAAAGAATTCTCCAGGAGGAAACAAAAAGTCTCTAACCACAATTATCTATTAGCATTTTATGCAAAggaacttccttttaaaaaacaaaaagcttcttCTTGGACAGTTATGCCAGgcctaagaaaaaaatgaattcttcaattatatattatagatataatTATTTGTCAACTTCTTATTAAGTCTTACACTTAATTTAACTTccactgttttcattctttctcagtaTTTCAAAAGCACAGTTCATTTCAAGAccagtcatttatttttagcatGAAAATAATTAAGAGACATAGTATGAATTTTAACTGTATCCATAAAATATATCATTCCTGTTCACGAAGTTAATGTTTATAACTAAATGCAACAGTCATGCtgaatttacttaaaatttaaggaaataaattcaGTCATacttataaacatatatttatggtGAAACATCATTAATAGCATCCAAAGTTCAGTTATTTTaacatcttaattattttttataaatgtaatagAGTTTTAGCATCTCTGGTTGgataatattgaaataaaaattgcattcacaaaatcattaaaagaaaagaactatAGCATCTATGTTCCACTGTTTATaggtaaaattttattatgtatatattcctAAGTTATCCAAAAATATAGCTAATTATTTCCAAAGAAGAATAATTTATGTTGAAATTAGTCCCAATAGAACATTTCCAAAGTGGAATGCAAGTAATATTTTTAGTAGTTCTTACCAGATAGGTTCCATTTTGATGAAATTATATTGTTTTATGAATCATGAATGGGTCCATggaagatgaatttttaaaaaataatactactGCAGTGAACACAATACACCTATGTACTAGTGCAAAAACTGCTTACAAATAAGCACAAAATGTTACAAAATGCCACAAAACTACTTCCTAATCTGATTTATTTCTCAGTGAAGACAAGTTCAGCTCCAATATAGAAATAATGTGTTAAAAAAGTTATAACAATTAGCAATGATTAAACATATTGCATTGCATCCTTATTTGTTATCCAGACAGTAACTATATAAAGCAGAGACAACTTGTAATGAGAAGTTGAATGAAGgtttacatttctctgagaatttcATTCAGTCTTCAATTCTAAGTTGTAGAAACTTTTCATTAAATAtgcatttggttttaaaaaaacaactggtTAACTGAATGGTAAAGATTTCCCACATAATTTGTCAAAATGCTAATCACACAGAAAATTTCAGTTTACTTCCTTGAAGCCATCCTAACAGTTGGTAACATTTACCTGCAATGTTCTCTGATGGTTTTAGTCCACAGGAAGAATAACAAAAAGCCAGAATACAACAGAAAAGAGTCTATGCCTTTCTAGGGAAATTGGTGTTGGTAGACTTTTCAtcagatgggggcgggggggcagtgAATTATACATCATCTCCAACCTATCCTCTAGTGTGATTTGAAAGTcagctttttgccatacattgacatgaatcagccatggatctacatgtgttccccatcccgatccccgcttccgcctccctcccccccccatcccatccctctgggtcttcccagtgcaccagccctgagcacccgtctcatgcatccaacctggactggtgatctgtttcacccttgagagtatacttgtttcaatgctattctctcagaacatcccaccctcgccttctcccacagactccCAAAgtctgtcaatgtatggcaaaaaccactacaatactgtaaggtaattagcctccaactaataaaaataaatgaaaaaaaagataataaaggtaaatgttacttaaaaaaaaaaaaaagtcagctttttcacccaCACCTTTGGCAATGCTGCTAACATCAATTCCTTGCTCATGTTTCCTTCACTCTTGGAATCAGTCAAAATCATTTCTCTCTGCTTTGACTCATAATTCAACCTACCATCCAAGGAACCATAAGCAAACTCTTATGCTGCCTTGTCTTTGAATTTGAATGCTTTTATTAGACTCTGCCAACCAGTTTTCCATGAATTATGCTGCATATGCTTCCAGTGAAATGCTTCCTTAAAATGGGAAATGAGGATGCGCCTGCATGCTTTCCTAAACCAGGTTTATAGCTCTGGTCAGAATTCATCCATGGATTTTCACATGTTAGTTGCCTTAGACGTTGGTAGCCTCTGTGAAAGAATCACTGGGACCATTATTCTTTGCGACTTGCAGGTGCTTTTTAGCCTTGAACGTCACAGACACCTCAGAGTGAATGGCGTCCAACCTCTGCTCACAGCGAAATGCTGAGAGGAAAGCCTTTCTATAGTTGCTGTTCATCCAGCCGTAGAGGAGGGGATTGGCAAAGGTGGAGCACATTGCAATGATGTGGAACACAGTGAAGATGAGTTTGTATTCCTTCAGGTCCAAGACGTGGCTGTCAATGTCAACAGCAAGTTGAAAGGCATGGAGGGGCAACCAGCTGACcgcaaacaccaccaccacacacaccagCATTTTGGTGGTTTTTTGCCTCCGCTGATGGTACTGGTCATGAGCAGCCCCAGGACTGACATGGTTCTTAAGTTTACTCCAAATACGAGTGTAGGAAAAAGAGATGATGCCCAGAGGCAAAACATACAGGATTAGTAAGGAGGAAAGACTGTAAACAGTGCCATAGATGCCCTTCTCCTCTTCAGGCCACTTCTCAGTACAGGCCACAATCTCAAAGTCAGGAATGATCTCAATCAGCGAGTACTCCCGGAAGATGGCCAGGGGGCTTGCTAGCAGGGCGCTGACACCCCAAGCCAAGCCAATAATCAAGAAGCTGATTTGCTTGGAAATCTTGCTCTCGAGGTGGTAGACAATGCAACGATGCCGGTCCAGGGCAATCACCGTCAAGGTGATCGTGGACACTTGGACGGCCAGGCCCTGGGCATATGGCACCAAGTGGCAGAGGACAGGACCCATTTTCCACTCCCCCATCAAGGTGTAGGTAAGTGTAAATGGCAAGCACAGGGTGTTCACTAGAAGATCCGCCACAGCCAGATTAGCAATAAAGAAGTTGGTTACGGTACGCATGCTCTTGAATTTGATCACCACATGGATCACCAAGGAATTGCCAATCACCCCAAGCAAGATGATGGAGCAGTAGGCCAATATAAGGACAACCTGCACCTCAATCAGCTTGGTGCTGTCTATAAGCTCCGGTTCAGAGTCAGGGGCCAGCTCCCCTGTTGGAATGGTGTGTCCTGGACCGAACTGATCCACTTTCATTTCTTCCACTGTCTGGTTCTCATCAGCCTCTGCACCTAATGGGCCCATTTTCATCAGCTAGCACAAGaatctacaatttaaaaaatgaacaagtaTGAAACAAGGAAAGCATAAGGGTGCAAGGAATATCAGAAATGGATTGGTTTCACTTTAGCTGGGGTTCAAAGTACCTGTCCTTCGATCCCTAAAGTACCTGGATCCCACAGGAATGGCCTGCAGTGACCTTGTCTCCAGTTGGAGACACATGGTCCCTGGCTTCAGTCACACCACTTTCTCCCCGTGTCCCTCTAGCTGGAGGTGGTGATGATTCTTTGCTCTTGATTATCCCTGTGTAGCCTCAACATCCTCTGCTGGCTTCTATCACTTGTGTAACCAATTTTTGGCATTAAATTACTTCTATTTTGCATTCTTGAATAGGTTCTGTTTTGCATGATATGTTGAGCTGTCCATGCATGTATGCTTTCATTAATTTTCTCCACCATGACAGGTGCTACATGCACAGGTTGATGTCATTGACATATATAAGAAAATCACAACTCCACTGTATGACATCCAAAGCTTTCCTTGAACTCAACCTTGTCTTCATCTCTCCTGACATTTTAGGATATATCTGATCCTTCTGTCATACTGAACTATTCTTAATTCCAGCAACAGGCTGGACTATCTATGCCTCTCTGCCCTCCCTGCTGTTATCCCAACAACCTATGCTTACTTCCAAGGCTGCAAGGAGCATATGACACATCCTTCAGCCTCCATACCACAGCAATCTCTTTCAGGACACATTTCCGTTTCTGGACTGTTTACATCCATTGTTTAAACCTTAGCAAACATGAAGTTGAAGGAAAGCATaattttactgaataaatgaggTCAGCAAAATACAAAGTAACAATTTTGATCCTTTTCTTTACTGAAGATAATTCCCTACACAGGATCTTTGCTCTGACATGACATCTCTCTGCTTATTTTCTTATATGTAAGCACCAAGTAACCACCTCTACAAGAAAGTTGTTCCAAGACACAATTACTgattagaatattaaaaattggTACTCAATATACACCATAAGGAAACTTTCTCTCTCCAagggcttcacacacacacacacacaccctaataGTTGCTTATCACAGAGATTTTCATATACTCATGCATTTGCTTTACTGATATATTCTAGTTCTCTCTGCATGCATTTCAAACAGAATGTTCTAAAAAGCACACCCTCTTTTGCACTTGCCTCCATTCTTTTGTGATTAGAGAAAGTGGAAACTATTCAAATCTTGGAGTATTTTATTTGATGGGCATTTTCTTAGAGTAAGAAAGAGACTTTACAGGGcacaatcagtcaatcctgacaAGTCATTAACAGAACAAATGAGACTCCAGAAGGTCTGAGGTTTGCAGCAAATTGAGAGCAAGCCTGAGATAGAAGGTTATTAGAAACATActtgatttattaatttattttgctttttcttttcaatctcattttctttattcctttctttaaaGCTTCTCTACAAAAATGATTATTAATCTCCAAGGTATTAGCATATGGATTCTAATAGCTGTTCTCAAGCACATGACTGGTGTTCAGCCAGGTCTGAGTGTTACTCAGAGAATGCATCATTTTATGATTGcacttcaggaaaagtagaagaggATAAGAGAGTACATACAGGGAATTGCCAGAGTAAAAACTCACAAAGgcacaaaaattaaaagatgagtagaaatggggaaaatttttttcttaaagtaaggTCAAAATGAGGTATTTACATTGTTCAAGACATCTGAGGATAGCTGTGAGTGGTACAGTTatcctgaatgaatgaattttgagATTCTGCTATAAAACAATTTCTTTGTAGAGCAGGAAAATGGCTTTAGGACTTTTTCCCCCTCAGAGACTCAAAAACCTTCAAATTATTAAGTGAGAAACTGTTTATGCTTTGACTCCATATTtaaatttgtgggtttttttaaacagtattctTATTGTCACAGGTTGGCTTTAATAAAAACATTATCATCTTATCAGTCACAAAACCATCCAGGAGTTTTTTTCTCAGGGAAAaaccacacatatacatgccCTATACTTGTTAGTCCTGGAAAGAGGGGCTGTGGATATCCAAGCAAGCCCTATGTAAGACATGTCTGTTTGCCTGATAAGCAGAAAGTTGAAAATCAATGAACCAAGTTCATGAAAAGTTGAACCAAGATGACTGAGAATGAATCTCTTCTATGTATTTGAGCCTCTGACCTTTGAACCAGCCCTGTGCATTTCATGTCATTTAGTTTATATGATGTGTCTCTATTACCAAAAGCCTTAAagcttttccttttgcctctttttttggTCATCATATGATCCTACCAGGGGGTGAGCCCTTCCGATGGGGAACCAGTGAATGCTTGCATAAATGTGTCCATTCTTGAACAGTTTATGAGAATGCAATATGACATTCCCACCTAAAcagatgtttgatttttaaagcGGCAGGAACAGTAGCAATCTGCTCTTCTGAAAAGATTAAGACCTTTCTTAAAAAGAGTCAAGACTGTTCAGTGGGTAAGGAATATTCCTGGTATCACCCATAATGTCCACCTTCGGCCTAAATGTGGGAAAAAAACCCCTACACTCACGAAGACCTTCCTGGCCGCCATCAAAGGacctgaaagctttttttttcggGATGCTCTCATTCCCAGATGAGTCAGAGTTAAGATTTAACACGTACTGACCGTTTCTGTTGAGGGGTGGAAGCCAGACGTCTTGCCGCCGGTCAGTCTGATGATTGCCCGCCGACCCTGAGAGGGCACTGGAGAATTCCCAAACGCAGGCCCAGTTCCGTCCGCTCCGACGGTGCAGGGCAGCCGCGCGCCTGGGAGAGCAGGAGAGCTCCGCGTGCGCCGGGCGGTCGCAGCCGCAGGGAGGCTGGCGCAGCTGAGATCCGCCGCCCACCTCCGCGGCCCAGCGCGCGGGCCACGCGCCGCCCCGCACAGCGCGGCGCGAAGTGCGGGTGGGGAGGCGAGGCTCCGGAGGTGGGAGCAGAACCCCTCCCTCGAAgaaaaagcagggcaaaggaGGGGACAAGGGTTCCGCAGTGGAGAATGCTGGACGGGGATCTCTGCAATGGGGCAGGGGACAGAGTCCCAGTGTCTCCTCCCGGAGGGCTGGAAACGCGCGCAGAGGGCCCTGCCCGGAACCCCCTCGGGGGTCCCCACCGCCGCCCCCAACCTCCTTTCTTCTGACCACCACTGACCCCCAGGAGCCACCCCAAGTTTGCTCCTCCGAGCGTTCGCACCActactccctcctccctcttctaaCGCCCCCTCCCCCTGTTCTCAGCTCCTAGAGAGATGGCCCGGCGCGGACAGACCCCCGGACTCCGGCCGGCTCACCACAGccgctggggagggaggcaggaccaGGGCGAAGGCAGGGCGGACAGGCCCAGCCGCGGACGAGAGGACGCCTGGAGCTGGCTCGAGGCGGACCCGGGAGGCAGAAACCCGGCGAATTGGAGgagctgggaaaatcccacaacTCCAACCAGGAGTCGCTCTCCCTTTTGCCAGGAGTGACAGAGGTGGGGAGCTGGACCCCGTGCAGAACCGCGGAAAAGCACCTCACAATTGCGCGTGGAGGACCAACCCTCTGCCAGGGCTGGAGTGCAGGGCTTTGGTGTAACTCTGGGAGATCGCTGAGCTCCACGCGAAGGCAAAGCGAGTTAAGATCCTCGTTGCCCAGAGTCGGCAATTTCCTGAACAGGTGTCTGTTGACTGTTGACAAGTTGATTGGTGCTCATTCAGATGCAAAAACCGGCAGCCCCGATAGTGTGCGCTTCTGCTCAGGGCAAAAGCTAGAATAGGAAGAGGAAAACAACGGGTCACGAAAAGTCCTAAATCTTGATCTCTCCGGTTAGCTGACTTCTAGATCCTTCCCTCTCTAGTCATGACCTAAGGCACATGCCAGGGTTCGTGCAAGCCTCCAGAATCCTCTCACCGGTCTGCTCCCAGCGATGCCCTCTGCTAAACCGCTGCCCGCCAGACTGAGTCTGAGCCTCCGAGTAAAACAGGATTGTGGCGTCAGTCAACAAAGATTGTTCCTCCCAGAAACTCTTAATTCAGAACCGTTCCTTCTCGTGGTTTTCAGCCAATCTCTCTTCCCCTTGTTCACTTTTAGAGGTAGCAGCAGAGCATTTCGAACTAGCCTGAAACTTGTATGCATCAGTCTCTTCATATCTGAAATGAGAATGGTTATTCTGCTTCACTTGAAATTTCTCTGAAGTATAAAAAAGATTACACTGCTAAAAAATACTCTCAAAAATATTAGTTAACTCCTCTTCTCAAGAGCACTGAGATTTCAAACTGTGAGGACTTGCATGCACCTTGGTACTGTTGCATATGTAAGGCATTTTTACTCAGTCTAATCTGAAATTGACCTGGCTAATGCAAATTATGCCTACAAAAGCATGATTTATTGATAAATTATCACAAAAATTATTGATAAAACAAAGCAGCTTGAGCTTTTCAATtaccaagaaacaaaaaacccataGAACTGGAAATATCCAAATGTTCTACACAGTtccacttaaaaacatttttgtacattttttaccTTGGAGAAATATTCTTTGTTTGTAAATGTATTTTCTGCAGTAGGTTCCATGCTTAATATATTTGCACCAGTGAAGAATGAACTGCGTGCCAAGGAGCTGTAACTTTAGAAGAGTTAAGAGAGTCTTAAAACAACAATTAAGAAAGCAAATATACAGGAAAACAGATGAATATTGTTCTTGAAAGTAATTACTTTGGAGGACTCAACAGATTTCACTGACATAGATTACACAAAATAACTTTGCCTCTTTTTAGAACCGTTTTTCCAAAGCATCTTAGcaagtgtatataaatatttgtctCACCATCTTATAGACACGTATGTGTCTTAGAAGATTCACATAGTTCCACAGACATCTAGTCAGTGATCCTGATGAGATTGCACAACATTTTTGATTAATGCTTTCCGATAAAGTACAGAGTTGCCTGAGAAACTGATCAATGAACCACTCTAATAATGCTAATAAACCCCATCAAGAAACTGATAGAAAGTAGTGGAAGAACTGGAAAATACTGATTAATACAAACTGAGATATGACAGGATTGTTACTGCCTGATCCCTGTTGTGTCAAATCGGTTAGTTCCTTGGGCAATTTCACATCTAACCAGAGTATGTGCTGataacttttcaaatgagtagcaGACTCAAATCCAGATGCCTGTGCCACTAGGGCCAATGACACCAATATACCAGCAGACTAGCCTGTGGTGGACAGGAGGGAATGTTTGGGCCACCATATGTCAGAAGACATAATGCATATGCCTTTTCTGAAGGAGGAGCGTGCTTCTCAGAGTCCACTGAGCTGCCCTGAAAAAATCTAGATTCAGATCTGattttttaagagaaacaaaatccatatttttaaaatcttctcgattttaatgaagaaaattaatttttaaaacatcacccTCCCACCCAGATCTGTACAGACCAAaatagtgagagagagagagagagagagagagagagagtttgcaGCCTGGCCACTGGGCTTCCAATGTTGGCTTGTGATATTTGTATGTGATGTTTGATAAACCTTCTAAAATATCCAAAACATGACTCTTGCATTTTTCACTACCCTTAGACCATGCCCCAGTgcacataaatataaaacaaaggcaGCCAAACATTAATTGCTAAGTAAGTAATTTTCTTTCCCACTTCTGGTTGAATAGATGTTCTCAGTGAGATTCTGAAGTAAAGGATGTAGTGAATAACTGAACAGTTCAGTATTTTAGATAGTTAGAATGAGGAGTTTCCCAGAAGGTTTCATTAAAAACAAGTTAGATAGTATCAGGATAGAAGATCACTTGtgatttatcatattttttacaTAAAGTAAATCATGATATGGATTTTCTTCAGTGTAAATTTATTTTGAGAGCAAAGAATCTTCTTCTATGgtataagtaattttttttttggtataagtaatttcattgttattttgattataaaagtaatttataatGATTGTAAAAAGAACATGGAGCTCTTGAAATGTGACCAGTGCAagtgaaactgaattttaaatttaatttttttttaaaaaaaaagcaccaaaaagaacaaatatgTTTTGATTCCTGGGAAAAGTCAAAAGagctaaatttcttttttcatcttaatGTCAGTATTTCCTGAGAGATAAATAAACTTCAAACCATACAGTCCTACTTAAGTCACAGACAGAATGAAGTAGTGTAGTGCAGCTAGAATGTGGAAGCTGATTccagaaggaggaggaagctCCATAAACCAGGACACTAGCCCAAGGGGAGGAGGACCAGCacaggacagaaagagaaagagcagcAAACCCACGAAGAAGAACTCTCTAAACCGAGTCAAGTGAAAACATGCTCAGTGAGACTTATTAGTGTTCATTAATTAACATACTTAACTTATCAGACTGAAAAAGCAAACCTTAATATCAAGTCCCTAGTTAGGAAATGTTAATAATGGAATTagcttaattataataattaactTAGGTATAGTGCTTAGTATATTTGAAACTGACTCTGCCTTGCTTTatgtaaatgttcaataaatttatttatttattcctgggCTTAATAAGTCATTTTTAcaggaattctttttaaagttttagtaaCAGTCTCCTATAGTAACAATTATGGAGTCTGGCTATCCTAACAACCATTTGGTTATACTATTGATTCTCAATAGGTTGTAGATATATGTCTGATAGGATCTGGAAAGGCACAGTGAGAGTTAAGTTCATGTCTGAACAGATAACGAGGGATGTTGTCTCAAGTAGACATAGGAAAAGAGGCTAGTTTATGTGTAAATAGAGCCACAAGGGTAATAACTTTTAAATTAGTCTATCTTTTAACTAATCAGTCTAATCAATTTGTTCTGTAAAAAGATGATCTTGTTCTACTTCTTTCTACCTCATTACAAACAGTTCATTTAGAACAAAAGGGCCAATAAATGTGAGTGAGCAAGAAATGGTCCAAAGAGTGAATTTCACGAAGCTGACAGTCTGGATTCTCTTACAGTCTGTATATGCAGTGTATTATGTAGGCAGGTGCCTCATTCAAGAAGAGCAGCTAGTCATTCAAAGTGAAATGTATGCTAAATCCTAAACTGAGCATTAGTATCATTTGCTATGATTTGTATTTCTATGGattcttggtttttatttttgttttgaatttttaattacaGATTCAAAGTAATTAAATAGGATTGTAAGCAACATAACATATGCAACATTTTGCTGAGATTTTTATCTCTTGGTGATCATTCAAATGGATGTTGAAACTGATAAAGGGCCAAACCTAGAAGGATATTTAAATGCAAATGATTCACAGTTCAAATTTTAAcatagaagaaaggaagggacatttttatatggaattcagaatttAATCAATGCAAATTTTCATTGGATTATCTGAAACATGCACAGGAGGCCCATGGCTAAAGAGGAAACATGCACCCTTTTGTAAAGatcaattttgttttaataagtgTTTATCCTTGTAGCATATACAGACATAATTTGATATGTATTTTCTGAATCATACACTCATAACAAATTTAATCTTAACATTTTCTCAAAAAAGTTCAAGTAAAATCAAAGGTCTTATACTAAGTCACTATTGGTTTATTTTGAGAGATGAGAATGTGAAGATTTATATATAGTTTTCACATGTCATTTTGGAGATGGTGAAATGGCTTATTCAAAGTAAAAATCTCAAAACATGAAATAAGTAATGCAAGCAGGATTAAATTCAGGACCCATTACACATTGTAGTAAAAAAGAATCTTATAAAAtctatataaacattttattacaaCTCCtgccaacaaatatttactgagtgtctgtAATTTGTTACAGATACTATGCCAGATGATGGCCATGCGACATGAATGACACAGATGGTTGTCTCCAGTCCAAGTATGcagatttttaataaagaagtacCATAAGCAGATTGAGCTTTTCAGGTAGACTCCGACAAAATAGGCTTTCATGATGAATCTGGCCCCTATACACTGACGCTGAATTAAATCTCAGAGAGCGAGTTTTGggtgaagcagaaagaaaaattgttttgctTTGTAAGGGCAAAGGTGGGGTCACAGTGGGCTAATgtctcaaaactgtgtgtcccaacttGGGGGGCAGTGAGGAGTTTTATAATAATGGTCCAAAGAAGGTATAATCAGCATGTGGATATCCTTccgattggttggtggtgaggaaaGTGGGggtcaacatcatcaaccttctggttccagcctGACTGGGGTCTACTTGTttgtgggcagcatacagttAGCTTCCTCCACTTGTTAGGGGTGTCAGTACCTGCACAACAGCTCAGagatatttttatgtgtatcCATTGAAcgggaaccaggaccctgtcccaaaactgcactattgtttcttgacttttcttcccttgtctctgcattccttcccttccctgattagcaactgtttgaacctgccctttggacctcagggaaggtcatggaggctgaatgaagcctattccTTATAATCAAGATATAGGGGACACAGAAAGACTTTTTTGCCCAGGTTTGCTCAGTTTCAATCTGAGGTCACAAGGAAGGAATGTTCAGTTTGTGCTTATGAGTGTTGTATGTGTGGAGGGAGTAAGAATCAGGGAAGTGTTTCATGGGGGAAATAACTCAATTCAGTGTAAACCTAGACAGAGACATTCTTGGCTTTATCCAGCACTGGGATACCATT from Cervus canadensis isolate Bull #8, Minnesota chromosome 1, ASM1932006v1, whole genome shotgun sequence includes:
- the NPY2R gene encoding neuropeptide Y receptor type 2, with amino-acid sequence MKMGPLGAEADENQTVEEMKVDQFGPGHTIPTGELAPDSEPELIDSTKLIEVQVVLILAYCSIILLGVIGNSLVIHVVIKFKSMRTVTNFFIANLAVADLLVNTLCLPFTLTYTLMGEWKMGPVLCHLVPYAQGLAVQVSTITLTVIALDRHRCIVYHLESKISKQISFLIIGLAWGVSALLASPLAIFREYSLIEIIPDFEIVACTEKWPEEEKGIYGTVYSLSSLLILYVLPLGIISFSYTRIWSKLKNHVSPGAAHDQYHQRRQKTTKMLVCVVVVFAVSWLPLHAFQLAVDIDSHVLDLKEYKLIFTVFHIIAMCSTFANPLLYGWMNSNYRKAFLSAFRCEQRLDAIHSEVSVTFKAKKHLQVAKNNGPSDSFTEATNV